A portion of the Stigmatopora argus isolate UIUO_Sarg chromosome 15, RoL_Sarg_1.0, whole genome shotgun sequence genome contains these proteins:
- the mok gene encoding MAPK/MAK/MRK overlapping kinase, which translates to MLHYSNWLIGVKNRANLRNACKTSSNSEWRDRSDRSLQPGDKAGELAVTAHLWKKGYKIIKKIGEGSFSVVVKTQSLKDGKLYACKTMKQTFNSVEQANNLREVQAMRRLSPHANIIHLHELIFDKETGTVSLICELMEMNIYEFIRAKQTPPPDQTVRHYMYQLCKSLDHMHSSGIFHRDVKPENILIKQNTLKLGDFGSCRSVYSTPPHTEYISTRWYRAPECLMTDGYYSLKMDMWSAGCVFFEIMSLNPLFPGANELDQIAKIHDVLGTPDQSVLRKFKQSRTMHFNFPAKKGSGISRLLPNCAAPAVSLLYQMLAYDADERITASTALRHAYFRELRLAEKKSESNSGVGGLFESVHKNIPQVTSDLLWRPTRLSKQMRGRHTRPTPLITHNPKHTDEPPSRRNGVHYQLPKIKMTSPGPQRSVPGPTAFAFNYRGALPAIATKKCHSHLAKTNNQQTADLKTGLMPPLDKMHY; encoded by the exons ATGTTGCACTACTCCAACTGGCTCATCGGTGTTAAAAACAGGGCAAACCTTCGGAATGCGTGCAAGACGTCGTCGAACAGCGAGTGGAGGGACCGGAGCGACCGGAGCCTGCAACCTGGTGACAAGGCAGGGGAGCTTGCGGTCACCGCCCACCTCTGGAAAAAGG GCTACAAAATAATCAAGAAGATCGGCGAAGGCTCGTTCTCCGTGGTGGTCAAAACTCAAAGTCTGAAGGATGGCAAGTTGTATGCGTGCAAGACCATGAAGCAAACCTTCAATAG TGTGGAACAGGCCAACAATCTGCGTGAGGTTCAGGCGATGAGGAGACTCAGCCCACATGCTAATATTATCCACCTACATGAACTCATTTT CGACAAGGAAACAGGCACGGTTTCTTTAATCTGCGAGCTGATGGAGATGAACATCTACGAGTTCATTCGAG CGAAACAGACTCCGCCCCCAGATCAGACGGTCAGACACTACATGTACCAGTTGTGCAAGTCCCTGGACCACATGCACAG ttctGGGATCTTCCATAGAGATGTGAAACCAGAAAACATTCTCATCAAA caaaACACTTTAAAGCTGGGCGACTTCGGCTCGTGCAGGAGCGTTTACTCCACGCCGCCGCACACCGAGTACATCTCCACACGCTGGTATCGTGCCCCCGAGTGCCTCATGACCGATGGCTACTACAGTCTCAAAATGGACATGTGGAGCGCCGGTTGTGTCTTCTTCGAGATTATGAG TTTGAACCCTCTTTTCCCCGGTGCCAACGAGTTGGACCAGATTGCCAAAATCCACGACGTCCTGGGCACTCCCGACCAAAGCGTTCTGCGCAAATTTAAGCA GTCTCGAACGATGCATTTCAACTTCCCTGCCAAGAAGGGCAGCGGAATCTCACGTCTGCTGCCCAACTGCGCCGCCCCCGCCGTCTCGCTGCTCTATCAGATGCTTGCTTACGACGCCGACGAACGCATCACGGCGTCCACAGCCTTGAGGCACGCTTATTTTCGGGAGCTACG GttggcagaaaagaaaagtgaaaGCAACTCTGGAGTCGGTGGGCTATTTGAGAGTGTACATAAAAACATACCTCAGGTCACTTCAGACCTCTTGTGGCGACCCACTCGACTTAGCAAGCAAATGAGGGGGCGACACACCCGGCCCACCCCTTTAATTACC CACAACCCAAAACACACAGACGAGCCCCCCAGCCGACGCAATGGCGTCCACTACCAACTACCCAAAATCAAAATGACCTCCCCGGGACCGCAGCGCTCCGTCCCGGGCCCCACGGCGTTCGCCTTCAACTATCGGGGGGCGCTACCCGCAATCGCCACAAAGAAGTGCCATTCACACTTGGCCAAG ACCAACAACCAACAGACGGCAGACCTGAAGACGGGTTTAATGCCACCTCTGGACAAGATGCACTACTGA
- the wdr20a gene encoding WD repeat-containing protein 20 — MLISKMAAEGGGKEMNEIKTQFTTREGVYKLLTHSEYSRPNRVPFNAQGSIPVKVSFVNVNDQSGNGDRICFNVGRELYFYIYKGVRKAADLSKPIEKRIYKGTQPTCHDFNHLTATAESVSLLVGFSGGQLQLIDPIKKETSKLFNEERLIDKSRVTCVKWVPGSESLFLVSHASGNMYLYNMEHASGTAAPHYQLLKQGDSYSVHTCKSKSTRNPLLKWTVGEGALNEFAFSPDGKFLACVSQDGFLRVFNFDAVELHGTMKSYFGGLLCVCWSPDGKYIVAGGEDDLVTVWSFLDCRVIARGHGHKSWVSVVAFDHYTTSVEESEPLDFSGSDEDFQEQLANSGRDRANSTHSRLSKRNSTESRPVSVTYRFGSVGQDTQLCLWDLTEDILFPHLPLSRTRTHTNVMNAASPPGVLASGTTTTNATAANGSTGGANAPGANSVSATLPRSNSLPHPAATNNANKAGGAADVAVATGGGKFATLSLHERKERHHEKDHKRNHSMGHISSKSNDKLNVVTKSKADAAKTLGTPLCPRMEDVPLLEPLICKKIAHERLTVLIFLEDCLVTACQEGFICTWARPGKVVSSF; from the exons ATGTTAATTTCAAAGATGGCGGCGGAGGGAGGAGGGAAGGAGATGAACGAAATCAAAACTCAGTTCACTACCCGGGAAGGCGTCTACAAACTCCTCACTCACTCCGAATACAGCCGTCCGAACAGAGTGCCTTTCAACGCGCAGGGATCCATTCCGGTCAAGGTCTCCTTCGTCAACGTCAATGATCAGTCGGGCAATGGCGACAGGATCTGTTTCAATGTGGGCCGTGAACTCTATTTCTACATCTACAAAGGCGTCCGAAAG GCCGCCGACCTCAGCAAACCCATAGAAAAGCGCATCTACAAGGGAACGCAGCCCACCTGTCATGATTTCAACCACCTCACCGCCACGGCCGAGAGCGTTTCGCTGTTGGTGGGTTTTTCCGGTGGACAATTGCAGCTCATCGACCCCATCAAGAAGGAGACCAGCAAGCTCTTCAATGAAGAG AGACTAATAGACAAGTCCAGGGTGACGTGCGTGAAGTGGGTTCCCGGTTCAGAGAGCCTCTTCCTCGTGTCGCACGCTAGCGGCAACATGTACCTGTACAACATGGAGCACGCGTCTGGCACGGCGGCGCCGCACTACCAGCTTCTCAAGCAGGGCGACAGCTACTCGGTGCACACCTGCAAGAGCAAATCCACGCGCAACCCGCTTCTCAAATGGACCGTGGGCGAAGGCGCCCTCAACGAGTTCGCCTTCTCCCCGGACGGCAAGTTTCTGGCGTGCGTCAGCCAGGACGGCTTCCTGCGCGTGTTCAACTTTGACGCGGTGGAGCTGCACGGCACCATGAAGAGCTACTTCGGCGGCCTGCTCTGCGTGTGCTGGAGCCCCGACGGCAAGTACATCGTGGCGGGCGGCGAGGACGACCTGGTCACCGTCTGGTCCTTCCTGGACTGCCGGGTGATCGCGCGCGGTCACGGGCACAAGTCGTGGGTGAGCGTGGTGGCCTTCGACCACTACACCACCAGCGTGGAGGAGAGCGAGCCGTTGGACTTTAGCGGCAGCGACGAGGACTTCCAGGAGCAGTTGGCCAATTCGGGGCGGGACCGGGCCAATAGCACGCATTCGCGGTTGTCCAAGCGCAACTCCACCGAGAGCCGGCCCGTCAGCGTCACGTACCGCTTCGGCTCGGTGGGCCAGGACACTCAGCTGTGCCTGTGGGACCTCACCGAGGACATCCTCTTCCCGCATCTGCCCCTCTCGCGGACGCGGACGCACACCAACGTCATGAACGCCGCCTCCCCGCCCGGCGTCTTGGCTTccggcaccaccaccaccaacgcCACTGCCGCCAACGGAAGCACCGGCGGGGCCAACGCTCCCGGCGCGAACTCCGTCTCGGCGACGTTGCCGCGTTCCAACAGCCTACCCCACCCCGCCGCCACAAATAACGCGAACAAAGCCGGCGGCGCGGCGGACGTCGCCGTAGCCACGGGTGGGGGTAAGTTCGCCACGCTGTCGCTGCACGAGCGCAAGGAGCGCCACCACGAGAAGGACCACAAGCGCAACCACAGCATGGGCCACATCAGCAGCAAGAGCAACGACAAGCTCAACGTGGTGACCAAGAGCAAGGCGGACGCCGCCAAGACGCTGGGCACGCCGTTGTGCCCGCGCATGGAGGACGTGCCGCTGCTCGAGCCGCTCATCTGTAAAAAGATAGCGCACGAAAGGCTGACTGTGCTCATATTTTTAGAGGACTGCTTAGTGACTGCGTGTCAGGAGGGATTTATTTGCACATGGGCCAGGCCGGGCAAAGTGGTGAGTTCTTTTTAA
- the LOC144089714 gene encoding uncharacterized protein LOC144089714 — protein sequence MVYRRRRSRSIPGPIDQTSTVEQLAFKYKEMCKVESSTDSDSEISPRGSDSNTMECVSSVPESDSVSPALPLRHGAAGRRGFYSMFLDPYDGSSEDSDDIVTNPGAASRRTRQHGKGDAAREQECHRLDVHMKCVDPSPVWTSKHSKELTGAQAADIEVCPRLHGDAMLESFLERSPVPCNLQTAFKRKMNAPVADGTSQRKRPCVAQMEEE from the exons ATGGTTTATAGGCGAAGACGGTCACGTTCAATTCCAG GTCCCATTGACCAAACGAGCACCGTTGAGCAGCTCGCCTTCAAATACAAG gaGATGTGTAAAGTGGAATCCAGCACTGATTCTGACTCAGAAATTAGCCCAAGGGGGTCAGACAGCAACACAATG GAATGTGTGAGCAGCGTTCCTGAAAGTGACAGTGTAAGCCCGGCGTTGCCACTACGTCATGGAGCTGCTGGACGGCGGGGCTTTTACTCCATG tttctggACCCGTATGACGGGAGCTCGGAGGACTCTGATGACATCGTCACGAATCCCGGCGCTGCGAGCAGGCGAACCAGGCAGCATGGAAAAGGAG ATGCTGCAAGAGAGCAGGAGTGTCACCGTCTGGATGTGCACATGAAATGTGTAGACCCCTCTCCAGTTTGGACGTCTAAGCATAGCAAAGAGCTGACCGGCGCCCAAGCAGCAGACATCGAAGTGTGCCCCCGACTTCATGGTGACGCAATGCTCGAGAGTTTCTTAGAGAGGTCACCCGTGCCGTGTAACCTTCAAACGGCGTTCAAGAGGAAGATGAATGCACCTGTAGCGGATGGAACAAGCCAAAGAAAGAGGCCATGTGTGGCTCAGATGGAAGAAGAGTGA
- the tmem30b gene encoding cell cycle control protein 50B: MVNEENESVNRPDNTAFTQQRLPAWQPMLSAGIVIPGFVLIGLAFIGIGVALLITSRSIQVLELDYTGVEPNSPCSSCLDPAVNNCVCTLPFSINRLFEGPVFMYYGLSNYYQNYRRYGVSRDDSQLFGDLTYFKEPFDQCAPNRFDSNNRPIVPCGSIANSMFSDTFRLFQIVNGQQKVVPLDGKGIAWWTDYNVKFRNPSVTPLRNAFNGTVKPPLWTSPVYELDTADPANNGFINQDFLVWMRTAALPDFRKLYRRITEGDYANGLPAGNYSLEIAYNYPVRSFNGRKKVVFSNVSWMGGKNEFLGIAYLVIGSLCLVMSVVMLVVYAKFKFPEEE, from the exons ATGGTGAACGAAGAGAACGAGTCGGTCAACCGGCCTGACAACACGGCCTTCACGCAGCAGAGGCTTCCAGCTTGGCAGCCTATGCTCTCTGCCGGCATTGTCATTCCTGGCTTTGTCCTCATCGGTTTGGCCTTCATTGGCATCGGAGTTGCCCTTTTAATCACATCACGCAGCATCCAAGTATTGGAG CTTGACTACACGGGTGTTGAGCCGAACTCTCCATGTTCTTCTTGCTTGGACCCTGCCGTGAACAACTGCGTTTGCACTCTACCGTTTTCCATCAACAGACTCTTTGAG GGGCCGGTGTTCATGTATTATGGCTTGTCTAACTACTACCAGAACTACAGAAGGTACGGCGTCTCCAGAGACGATAGCCAGCTTTTCGGAGACCTAACATACTTCAAG GAACCCTTCGATCAATGTGCGCCCAATCGATTTGACAGCAACAACAGACCGATTGTACCGTGTGGTTCGATAGCAAACAGCATGTTTTCCG ACACGTTCAGGCTGTTTCAGATCGTGAACGGCCAACAGAAGGTCGTGCCCTTAGACGGGAAAGGGATTGCTTGGTGGACAGATTACAATGTTAAATTCAGAAACCCCAGCGTCACACCCTTGAGGAACGCATTCAATG GTACTGTAAAGCCACCATTGTGGACCAGTCCGGTTTACGAGCTGGACACCGCAGACCCCGCAAATAACGGCTTCATCAACCAAGATTTCCTGGTGTGGATGCGAACGGCCGCCTTGCCGGATTTCCGCAAACTCTACCGGCGGATCACAGAGGGGGATTACGCCAATGGTCTCCCGGCAGGAAACTATTCACTGGAAATCGCTTATA ACTATCCCGTGCGGAGTTTCAATGGAAGAAAGAAAGTGGTCTTCAGCAACGTATCTTGGATGGGGGGCAAGAACGAGTTCCTGGGTATCGCCTACTTGGTGATCGGCTCACTGTGCCTGGTCATGTCGGTGGTCATGCTAGTTGTCTACGCCAAATTCAAGTTCCCCGAGGAGGAATGA